From the Polaribacter huanghezhanensis genome, the window ATACAGAAGAGAGTATTACTCGAAAAGAAGCTATTAAAAAAATTGGTAGCTATGGAAAATATGCTGCGTTAACAGCAATAGGAACCTACATCCTTTTAAACCCCAAAACAGCACAAGCTAGAAGTCCTGCTGCTCCTGGAACTGACGGTGGATTCTAATCGTAGAACAACAATAAAACTTTTGAAATTTAGAAGTTTTTTATTGATTGATTTTTTTAAAATGTATTTCGTTTTTTAATGAACAAAGTAGTCGTAAAAAAAATTGAAGACAAAGAGATCGTTTGGTTTAAAAACTCAAATTCGTATTTAGTTTTAGAACCGATTGCTGCAGCTATTTTATTGAAAATAAATAAAAATAATTCTCTTGAAGAGATAAAAACTTGGGCTTTTAAAAAAATTACTGCTCCAAAAAAGGTCGTCAAAAAATTTATTGAAGATATTTTCTTGTTATATACAGTTAATAACACTTTAAAAAAGGAAGTTCAAAATAATTCTGGAACTTATAAAATTCCAACAAAATATTATTCAGAAAAATACTATTCAATACATAATTGCATTTTTAAAATTCAATTTCAAACTGGGTTTCACCTCTTGAAAATTCACCCAATATTTGCACATTTAGAAACAGAAAGTCAAAATAAATTTCATTTCAATTACACAATTTTTGATGACAAAGATTTCATTGTGTTTTTTAAGAATGATGCTTTTATTGGTAAGTGGAATAAAAATGAAACTCATCTTTTTGAAGGAAAACTTTCCATGCATTTGATTATTGATATTTATAAAAAACCTGAAACAGATTGGATGGGCGTTTTTCATGCATCCGCAATTAGTAATAAAAAAGAATCTTTACTTTTTTTAGGTGATTCTGGAAATGGAAAAAGCACTTCATTAGCATTATTAAATGCAAACGGGTTTGATTGTATCGCAGATGATTTTGTTCCAATTGATAACAAAAAAAATATGTATACCTATCCGGCTGCAATGTCCATAAAAAAGAAAAGCCTAAAAACCTTGCTTCCTGTTTATCCTGAATTAAAAAATGCTGTGGAATATCATTTTAAAAAAATGAATAAAACAGTTCGTTATTTACCACCAAAAAATATCAATTATCATTTAAAACTAAAATGCAAAGCATTGGTATTTATCAAATACAATATTGAGGTTGAATTAGAAATAAACTCCATTTCAAAAATTGATGCTTTTCAGCAATTAATTCCAGACTCTTGGATTTCTCCGCTAGAAAAAAATGTGTCTGTTTTTTTAGAGTGGTTTTTAGAATTGCCTTGTTACCAATTAACGTACTCTAACAATTTAAAAATGATTGAAACTGTTACTAAAATTTTTAATAATGACTTATAAAGAAACCCTTCTTTTTGTCGGAAAATGCTTGACGATTACTCATGAAGAACACAATAGAAAAATTGTTGAATTAGAAATAAAATCAGGCAATGTTAATTGGGATACTATTGTTAAATTAAGCACAACACATTATGTTTTTACAGCGTTGTATTGCAATCTTAAAAGAGCAAACTTCCTTCGTTATTTACCTGAAGAATTGGTGAATTACATGAAGCGTATTACCGATTTAAACAGAGAACGAAATTTACAAATAATTGAACAAGCAAAAGAGGTTAACGAATTATTATTAGCAAACAACATCACTCCTATTTTCTTAAAAGGAACAGGAAACTTACTAGAAGGTTTGTATGAAGACATTGCCGAAAGAATGGTTGGTGATATTGATTTTATAGTGTCAGAATTAGAGTTTAAAAATGCTATAAAAATAGCAAGTGATTTTGGTTTTGATAAAGTTCATAATACTACTTTCACTTTTCCGTCTTTCATACATTATCCCAGGTTAAAAAAACAAGGTAAAATCGCAGGAGTTGAAATTCACAAAGAATTATTAAAAGAAAAATACTCCAAAGAATTTAATTATTTATTTGTAAAAAAAGACACTCTCTTAAAGAACAACATCACTTTTTTAAGTTTCGAAAACCAACTTTCATTATCAATTATTGCTTATCAAATTAATGATGATGGGCAATACATTAACACTATTGCTTTAAGAAATTCTTATGATGTATTTTTACTTTCAAAGAAAGTGAATAGTTTTAAAGCAATAGAACAGTTCAATACACTATTTCATCCCTTAAACAATTATATTGCTTTGTCAAATAAGATACTAGGGCAAGTTTCTTCGCTAAAATACAAACTAACAAAAAAATCTAGCAAGGCATTAATACTTAATAATAAACTGCTCGAAAGTGCATCTTTTAGAAAAAAGAATCAAAAAAAATGGTCTCGCTATTTGTTTATAAAAGCTCGATTAAAAATAATCTTTAAATCTATTTATGATAAACAGACTAGAGCTTGGCTTCTAAATAGGTTAATAAATGGCAGACAGAACTAAACCAAACTCTTAACCTCCTCAAAATCCAATCCTCCATAATTACCAGAACTCATCAATAATAAAGCGGTATTTTCTAAATTTTGATTCAATAAAAACGTTTTAAATTCAGCTGGATTTGTATAAATAATCAAATCTTCTCGTTCAAAAGCGGCGGCTATTTGTTCTTTAGAAACGGTGTTTAACTTTTTAATTGCTATTGCATCTGGCGAATAAAATACCACTGCTTTATCAGCAGTATCTAAAGCGCCTTTATATTCTGATAAAAATTTTGCGTTTAAACTAGAATAGGTATGCAATTCTAAACAAACCAACACTGTTCTTTCAGTGTATTGTTCTTTCACCGCTTTTGTTGTTGCAGCAACTTTACTCGGACTATGCGCAAAGTCTTTAAAAATAACGGTTGATGAGTTTTCTGCGATCTTTTCTAAACGTTTACTTGCTCCTTTAAAAGATGCAATTGCTTCATAAAAATCATCTTCATCAATTCCCATGTGTTGACAAATCCATTTTGCACCTGCTAAGTTTTGCAAATTATGCTCTCCGAAAACCTCTAAAGGCAAATCTCCTTCTGGAGTATTTAAATAGGTAATTCCGTTTTTTATAAAATAATCTGGAGTTTTATACGGATATTTTTTAATCGCTGATGTAGATGCCTCAACTAATTCTTTTACAATTTCATCTTCTTCATTGTAAACTAATATTCCGCCATTTGTAATAGAATTTATAAAAATTTCAAACTGTTCTACATAGTTTTCAAACGTTGGAAACACATTAATATGATCCCACGCAATTCCGCTTAACAAAGCAATATTTGGTTTGTATAAATGAAATTTTGGCCTCAAATCTATTGGTGAACTTAAATATTCATCGCCTTCTAATACCGTAAAATCATTTTCTTCCGTTAAATGAACCATGGTTTCAAATCCTTCTAACTGTGCGCCAACCATAAAATCAACTTCTTTTTCATGATAATGCATTACATGTAATATCATTGAGGTTATCGTAGTTTTTCCATGTGAACCTCCAATAACTACTCTGGTTTTATCTTTAGATTGCTCAAACAAAAACTCTGGATAAGAATATATTTTTAGCCCTAATTCTTGGGCTTTTAACAATTCTGGATTGTCTTTTTTAGCATGCATTCCAAGAATTACCACATCTAAATTTAAATTGATTTTCTCTGGAAACCAACCAAATTCTTTTGGCAACAAACTATATTTTTCCAATCTAGATTTTGATGGTTCGTGAATGACATCATCACTCCCAGTAATTGCAAAGCCTTTTTTTGACAAAGCAATTGCAAGATTATGCATGGCGCTTCCACCAATTGAAATAAAATGTATGTTCATTACGTTTTCCTTTAAAAGCAAAAATACAAAACAATAAAAAGAATAATTATAAAATCAATTAATTGTTTAAGGTAGTTTAGTTAAGGTATCTTTGCTATAAATAAATTTTAACATTAAAATTATTTAAGAAATTATGAAAAAAACATTTTTTAGTATCGGCTTGGTATTTGCAGCATTTTTCACCATGAATGCACAAGAAGTTTCGGACAACGCAATCGGACTTCGATTTGGAGACAATAGTGGTTTAGGCGGGGAAATTTCTTATCAACATAAGTTGAGTGAAAACAACAGGTTAGAAATTGATTTGGGAATTCGTAATGGAAAAGACTCAGATTCTTTTAAAGCAACAGGAATTTATCAATGGGTTTGGTCTTTAGAAAACAGATTTAACTGGTTCGCTGGAGTTGGTGGTGGAGTTGGAAGCATTAAATCTAGTGGAATTTCTGAAACTTTCTTTTTTGGAACTGGAGATATTGGAATTGAGTACAATTTTGAAGCACCTATTTTAATTTCTTTGGATTACAGACCAGAATTTGGTTTCACTACTGTTTATAAAGGATTAAATTCTGACATAGCTTTAAGTATTCGTTATCAATTCTAATCTTTCTTACAACACATAAAAAAATCCTCTAAATTAATTTTTAGAGGATTTTTTATTTATAGAAATATCGTTTTACTTATTTCTTTTTTCTTCCCATTTCTGCATCAGTAAGTTGCACTCTTGTTGGTGTATCAGTTCCATCAATGATACTTTCTGTTCCTTTTGCAACTGCTTTAATCGTTTCTGTAATCACAGAAACATCTAGCGTTTCTGCTTCATCACTTGCTTGATGATAATCTTTATCTACATCAATTGGTGTGGTAGAGAATGTATGCGACGGAATTCCTAAACGCGCCAAAGAAGCGTTGTCTGATCTAAAGAATAAATTTTGTTTTACATACGGATCTGGATACAAATGATACCCTGTTCCTTCTAAGTTTTTTTGAATAATTTTTCCAAAATCTGAACGATCAAATCCTGTTAACCAAGCTGTTTTTGGTCCAGTTGTAGGTGTTTTTCCCATCATTTCTAGATTGATTCCTGCTACAAATTTACTTGCATCAACATCTTTACCAAAATGTCTAGAACCTAACAACCCCATTTCTTCTCCAGTAAAAGCTATAAAAATAATTGTTCTTTCATTACTTCCTTTTTTCTTAAAATATTCGGCTAAAGTTAAAACTCCTGTTACGCCAGAAGCATCATCATTTGCTCCGTTGTAAATACTATCTAACTGACCTTCTTTTTTTCTAATTCCAAGATGATCGTAATGTCCAGAAATAACTACATATTCGTCTTTTCTACTTTTTCCTTCTAAAACCCCAATTATATTAAAAGCCGTAATTTCTTTTTTAGTTCTTCTGTTCGTAAATACAAACGTTTGTCTGTAATCTTTTAACGTATCGTAGGTTGTTAAGCCAATTCTTTTAAACTCTCCTTCAATATATTGAGCCGCTTTTTCAATACCTGGTGTTCCAGTGCCTCTTCCTTCCATTTCATCGGAAGCCAACGTGTATAAATGTTCTCTAACTGTTGTAGTATCAATACTATCTAAAGTAACTTCTTGATTGGCATTTTTCTTTTCTGTTTTGCAAGAATACATCAATACAAAAACGAAAAGTAGCATTATAATTTTTTTCATGGTTCTAAATTTAAAGGCTAAAGATATGAATTCAAAAGCAATATTTATTTTGTATTTTTGCTAAAATTATTTTTCGATGGATATCACACTAATTCCCAATATTAAACACACCAATTCTAACAACTTTTTTTTACTTGCCGGACCTTGTTCTATTGAAGGTGAAGATATGGCAATGCGAATTGCAGAAAAAGTGTTGCAAGTAACTGACAAACTAGAAATTCCGTTTATTTTTAAAGGAAGTTTTAAAAAAGCAAACAGAAGCAGAGTGGATAGTTTTACTGGAATTGGAGATGAAAAAGCATTGAAAATTTTACGCAAAGTTTCAGAAACATTTAACGTGCCAACCATTACAGATATTCATGAAGCATCAGACGCAGAAAGAGCTGCGCAATATGTTGATGTATTGCAAATTCCTGCTTTTTTAGTTCGTCAAACCGATTTGGTGGTTGCTGCGGCAAAAACAGGAAAAGTGGTCAACTTAAAAAAAGGACAATTTATGAGTCCGTCTGCAATGAAACACGCCGTTCAAAAAGTAATTGATTCTGGAAATTCGCAAGTAATGATTACCGATAGAGGAACAATGTTTGGCTATCAAGACATGATTGTTGACTTTAGAGGAATTCCTGAAATGCGTAAATTTGCGCCAACAGTTTTAGATATAACTCATTCACTACAACAACCAAATCAAGATTCTGGAGTTACTGGTGGAAGACCAGATATGATAGAAACGATTGCAAGAGCTGGCGTTGTGAATAATGTTGATGGACTATTTTTAGAAACACATTTTGATCCTACAAATGCAAAAAGTGATGGTGCAAATATGTTGCATTTAGATCATTTAGAGAGTTTACTCAGCAATTTAGTTGCCATCAGAAAAACGGTAAATAAATTATAATAAAAGATAACATTGTAACTAAAATCTTTAAAACACAAAAAATCTGTTTATAAGGATGTCCAATTAATAACTAATAGAAAAAGAACTTTCTATGAATAACTTCAAATGCAATAAAATAGAACGAAAAGGTTCTGCCTGATTTAATAGATATACTTCTACTAGTTTCATTTTTGTATATTAGCTTTACAGGTTATGGCTAAAAACAGGGATTTAATAAAGAACACAAATTTCAACTTTTCATTAAAAGGAAGACCTAGTATTTTTATTGGAATTTATATTCTAATGGGTGCTTTATTAATAAAAACAACTATTGAAGGTTTTAGCACAGATGGGTCTCCGTTTGGATTCTTAACCGTCAATTTTTTAGAAGGATTTATCGTCATTATTACGGTATTGGTTGTGTTATTTTCTATGCTCGCATTATTTTTTGGAAACAGAAAATTTCAACGAAAAATAGGCAATAAAATTTGGAATCGGAATTCAAAAAAATCAATGATTCTTTTAATTGGACTTCTTACATTGCTCTACTTTATTGAGTTTTACTTCTTAAGAATTGGAGAAGAGCAATTTTTAATTCCTGCTTTTTTAATTGGATTTGGAGGTGTTTTAATGATTTTAAATTTTAGCAAATCAACAACTTTGTATTACTTATCAATGATTTCTGTTTCGCTAGGAATTATTGCTTTGTACACAAACGGAATGAATTTTTACCTTTTAATGAGTCTTGGAGTTGCCCAGATTTTTTATGGATTCTTTACAAGAAAAGCAGTTCAATAATTAAAAAAATCTACATCAAGATTTTTAATATTGATGTCTTATTTTTCTGACAATATCTTCCAAGCCATTTAGCTTTAATTCATACACCAAACCCAACATCAATCCAAGTTTCCCTTTCGGAAAGCCTTTGTTATTATACCAAACCACATAATGTTCTGGTAAATCAATTAGAAAAGTGCCTTTGTATTTTCCGTACGGCATTTTCATTTTTGATACATCAATAAGAAATTGTTGATTTTGTTCCATTTAATTTTAAGAGTAAATAAACCTTTCGACTGCGCTCAAGGAGACAGTTCTAATAAAACTATTCTTTTCCGTCAACGTAATCTTGCAAATACGAAAAACGCGCTGTCAAATTTCCGTTTTCTGTCATTTTTGCTCTAGCTAAAACTCCGTTTTCATCATCGTTATAAAAAGCCGGAATTACATTTTCTAAAAACAATTCTCCAAAACCTACACTTGCGTCTTTTGGTAATTCGCAGGGTAAATTATCAACAGCCATTACAACAATTGCATTTTCATCTTTATAATTAACTTCTGATGCTGTTTGTGGATTGTAACCATAAATTGGATCTGCAATCGTTGATGCTCTTACGGTTGATGCCACTGGTCCATCAATATCACAAGAAATATCTGCCACTAATTGGATATTAAAATCGTTAGATTTTGCATCTTCTCTGGTAAATAAATACGGAGCACCATCTCCAAAAAAATGTCCAGCAATAAAATAATCTGTCACTTTTGCAAAACGCATAAAATTAGATTCGTAGTTTTCTGGATACTTATAAAAATCTATTCTACCTAAAACTTGATTGTCTTTACGTTTGTTGTAATCTAGTACATCAATTATACAATATACAGGTTCGTTAAAAACATCATTTAAATACGATTTAACAGAAACCTTTTTAATGTGCATGGCATCTAACATTTCTTTTGCTCCGTGAGCAACTTTTCCACTCCCAGTTAATAAGATTTTAAGATTTGGTAACTTAATTTTATTCAGTTCATCAATCAAGTTTTTCTGATCAGCCAATGTTTCTGCTTTTGGTAAATGAAAGCTTTCATGTTTTAATCCGAAAGCTCTAAAACCATTATACGCACCAACAATTCCGGCATAACGCCCAAAACCAATTAAACGAGTTCCGTTTTCTTTAACAATGGTTTCGTGATCGTACAATTCGATATTTTTTTCTAAAATTGCGACTAATAAATTTCTATTATATGGTTGCTTTTTTATCGTATGAGAAAAGAAAAAATATTTTTTATTCGGAATTAAAAATTCAATTGGAACTTCTTTTACGCCTAACAATACATTACAGTCAGAAATATCTTTTACAACTTCAAATCCTGCTTTTACATAATCTTCATCAGAAAACACTCTAATATCAGAACTTTCTACTTTTATGATTGCTTTTGGATATTTTTTTTGAAACTCTTGTAATTTTTCTGGTGAAAAAACCACTCTTCTATCTGGCGGATTTTTACGTTCTTTAATAATTCCAAACTTCATAATTCTAAGTGTACTAAATTTTGCTCGAAGATATCGATTTTATAAAGATGTACAAACGCTATTTTTAGCAATTTTATTATTAAATTTGCAGACTGTTCTTTGGAATAGAATTTGAAATAGATTGATGCGCTCCCAAATCAAGTTTGGGATTAATTCAATTACGTGAAATTAATTTTACTATTTCATTAAGGGGACGACTGGTTTTGACAGCGAGACGCGTTAGAATGTAAGCATACCGAGGAATGAAATCACCACTCGTTAAACTTATTTCAACCTTTTTAAACGGCGAAGATAACTACGCTTTAGCTGCTTAATCCGAATTACAGTAGGATTGGCCTCGGCACACTAGGTGTGTAAGCTTTATGTCCACGAAAAGCCTTGGTTTACGGCGTTTCACTTTTGGGCATCGTAAATGTAAACATAGAAATTTTGGCACTTCGACAAAATTTTGAAACTAAAGAAGATAAGCTTTTAGTGGATTGTTTTTAATCAGCTAAGAGACGAAAATTAATTAAAAACTAAGTATGTAGAAAGCCTTTTGGCCGCTTGTTTGGACCCGAGTTCGATTCTCGGCGTCTCCACCTCCGCCCTACGAAGTTCCAAGTTTACGAGGAACGAAGTAGGGCTTATTATTTAAAAAAAATCCTTTTCAATATAATTATAGGCTTCGGCGGACACGTCCTTATTCTAATTACCTTCTTTATTTATGAACATGCACAATAAGAATTATTAATAATTCATTATTTTTATTATAAAATAAATGTTATGATGATTTTACCTTACGCTGTTTACATTCTAAAATGTAATGATAACACTTATTATACTGGATTTTCTAGTGATATCATGAATCGATTAAAATCTCACCATTCTGGTGAAGTAAAATACACAAAGAGTAGATTACCTGTAGAATTGATTCATATAACCTATTATAAAGAAAAACAAAAAGCGTATGATTTTGAACGTTATTTAAAAACAGGGTCGGGAATTGCTTTCCGAAATAAACGTTTTTTGTAATTTAAACCCCTATTTCACGACCAACTATCGAATTTAAAAATTAAAGAATGACTTGGAAAGATGTAATCAATTACGCTACAAAAGGCAACCCAACACCAGACAGCATTGTTGTTAAAACAGATGCTGAATGGAAAGCGCAATTAACACCAGAACAATATCAAATTACACGTTTAAAAGGAACTGAACGCGCTTTTACAGGAGAACATTGTACTACGTACGAAACAGGAAAATACGTTTGTACTTGTTGTAATACCGAATTGTTTGATTCGAGTATTAAATTTGACTCTAGCAGCGGTTGGCCAAGTTTTACAGAACCGATTAAAGAAAACGCTGTAAAATATCATAAAGACACCACACACGGAATGATTCGTGTTGAGATTTTATGCAATACTTGCGATGCACATTTAGGGCATATTTTTCCTGATGGACCAGCACCAAGCGGATTGCGTTTTTGTGTAAATTCGATTTCAATACAATTAAAAAATGAAAAGTAATTTACAAACTGCCATTCTTGGCGGCGGATGTTTTTGGTGTACAGAAGCCGTTTTTCAAGAAGTTAAAGGCGTAGAAAAAGTAGTTTCTGGTTATTCTGGCGGAACAGTTCCTGGGAAACCAACGTATAGAGAAATTTGCTCTGGATTAACGGGTCATGCAGAAGTGATTCAAATTACTTTTGATGCAGCCATTATTTCTTTTGAGGATATTCTCATCATTTTTATGACAACTCACAATCCGACAACTTTAAATCAACAAGGAGCAGACAGAGGAACACAATATCGCTCTGTCATTTTTTTTCAAAATAA encodes:
- the msrA gene encoding peptide-methionine (S)-S-oxide reductase MsrA, with product MKSNLQTAILGGGCFWCTEAVFQEVKGVEKVVSGYSGGTVPGKPTYREICSGLTGHAEVIQITFDAAIISFEDILIIFMTTHNPTTLNQQGADRGTQYRSVIFFQNKTQKEISEKVLHQLAEIYEDKIVTEISPLTIFYEAEMEHQNYYRENTEQGYCSYVITPKLNTLRKLHADKLK
- a CDS encoding DUF3820 family protein — its product is MEQNQQFLIDVSKMKMPYGKYKGTFLIDLPEHYVVWYNNKGFPKGKLGLMLGLVYELKLNGLEDIVRKIRHQY
- the kdsA gene encoding 3-deoxy-8-phosphooctulonate synthase; protein product: MDITLIPNIKHTNSNNFFLLAGPCSIEGEDMAMRIAEKVLQVTDKLEIPFIFKGSFKKANRSRVDSFTGIGDEKALKILRKVSETFNVPTITDIHEASDAERAAQYVDVLQIPAFLVRQTDLVVAAAKTGKVVNLKKGQFMSPSAMKHAVQKVIDSGNSQVMITDRGTMFGYQDMIVDFRGIPEMRKFAPTVLDITHSLQQPNQDSGVTGGRPDMIETIARAGVVNNVDGLFLETHFDPTNAKSDGANMLHLDHLESLLSNLVAIRKTVNKL
- a CDS encoding GIY-YIG nuclease family protein, producing the protein MMILPYAVYILKCNDNTYYTGFSSDIMNRLKSHHSGEVKYTKSRLPVELIHITYYKEKQKAYDFERYLKTGSGIAFRNKRFL
- the msrB gene encoding peptide-methionine (R)-S-oxide reductase MsrB; the encoded protein is MTWKDVINYATKGNPTPDSIVVKTDAEWKAQLTPEQYQITRLKGTERAFTGEHCTTYETGKYVCTCCNTELFDSSIKFDSSSGWPSFTEPIKENAVKYHKDTTHGMIRVEILCNTCDAHLGHIFPDGPAPSGLRFCVNSISIQLKNEK
- a CDS encoding UDP-N-acetylmuramate--L-alanine ligase, with the protein product MNIHFISIGGSAMHNLAIALSKKGFAITGSDDVIHEPSKSRLEKYSLLPKEFGWFPEKINLNLDVVILGMHAKKDNPELLKAQELGLKIYSYPEFLFEQSKDKTRVVIGGSHGKTTITSMILHVMHYHEKEVDFMVGAQLEGFETMVHLTEENDFTVLEGDEYLSSPIDLRPKFHLYKPNIALLSGIAWDHINVFPTFENYVEQFEIFINSITNGGILVYNEEDEIVKELVEASTSAIKKYPYKTPDYFIKNGITYLNTPEGDLPLEVFGEHNLQNLAGAKWICQHMGIDEDDFYEAIASFKGASKRLEKIAENSSTVIFKDFAHSPSKVAATTKAVKEQYTERTVLVCLELHTYSSLNAKFLSEYKGALDTADKAVVFYSPDAIAIKKLNTVSKEQIAAAFEREDLIIYTNPAEFKTFLLNQNLENTALLLMSSGNYGGLDFEEVKSLV
- a CDS encoding nucleotidyltransferase family protein; translated protein: MTYKETLLFVGKCLTITHEEHNRKIVELEIKSGNVNWDTIVKLSTTHYVFTALYCNLKRANFLRYLPEELVNYMKRITDLNRERNLQIIEQAKEVNELLLANNITPIFLKGTGNLLEGLYEDIAERMVGDIDFIVSELEFKNAIKIASDFGFDKVHNTTFTFPSFIHYPRLKKQGKIAGVEIHKELLKEKYSKEFNYLFVKKDTLLKNNITFLSFENQLSLSIIAYQINDDGQYINTIALRNSYDVFLLSKKVNSFKAIEQFNTLFHPLNNYIALSNKILGQVSSLKYKLTKKSSKALILNNKLLESASFRKKNQKKWSRYLFIKARLKIIFKSIYDKQTRAWLLNRLINGRQN
- a CDS encoding NAD(P)-dependent oxidoreductase yields the protein MKFGIIKERKNPPDRRVVFSPEKLQEFQKKYPKAIIKVESSDIRVFSDEDYVKAGFEVVKDISDCNVLLGVKEVPIEFLIPNKKYFFFSHTIKKQPYNRNLLVAILEKNIELYDHETIVKENGTRLIGFGRYAGIVGAYNGFRAFGLKHESFHLPKAETLADQKNLIDELNKIKLPNLKILLTGSGKVAHGAKEMLDAMHIKKVSVKSYLNDVFNEPVYCIIDVLDYNKRKDNQVLGRIDFYKYPENYESNFMRFAKVTDYFIAGHFFGDGAPYLFTREDAKSNDFNIQLVADISCDIDGPVASTVRASTIADPIYGYNPQTASEVNYKDENAIVVMAVDNLPCELPKDASVGFGELFLENVIPAFYNDDENGVLARAKMTENGNLTARFSYLQDYVDGKE
- a CDS encoding M20/M25/M40 family metallo-hydrolase, with translation MKKIIMLLFVFVLMYSCKTEKKNANQEVTLDSIDTTTVREHLYTLASDEMEGRGTGTPGIEKAAQYIEGEFKRIGLTTYDTLKDYRQTFVFTNRRTKKEITAFNIIGVLEGKSRKDEYVVISGHYDHLGIRKKEGQLDSIYNGANDDASGVTGVLTLAEYFKKKGSNERTIIFIAFTGEEMGLLGSRHFGKDVDASKFVAGINLEMMGKTPTTGPKTAWLTGFDRSDFGKIIQKNLEGTGYHLYPDPYVKQNLFFRSDNASLARLGIPSHTFSTTPIDVDKDYHQASDEAETLDVSVITETIKAVAKGTESIIDGTDTPTRVQLTDAEMGRKKK